A segment of the Macrobrachium rosenbergii isolate ZJJX-2024 chromosome 8, ASM4041242v1, whole genome shotgun sequence genome:
gagagagagagagagagagagagagagagagagagagagagagagagagagagagagagagagagagagcatttgtacactgtgcacggagactatacaacaaaatacctcCAGAAGTGAAGAGCATAgatgaagaaagcaaatttaaaaaggaactaaagactctcctattctgcaggagctacgaaaCTGACGAGAGAACAATGAaggacaattacaaaatataagaagcacttCATTTTGAAAAGGTTCAAGGGCCCTGTGGAGGGctctacataaaaccaaacaaagtgaacaaagtggAGGTGATTACACCAGTCAAGGACACAGCCAAAGCAACCTAACACGTTAATTTAACGACAGAGCAGAGGTAAGTAAACATTCTAAATATCAGTTGATTAGACTCATGCCAATCAACTAGGCCTACATGATGAAAAACTGAACAGTCCATGAAGCAGATCGCATTCCTATGCAGAGTGACAATGATAAAACTTCTATTTTCTATGGTTGCTGAAGGCCCTAAGCATCAGGTAATACACAAACTATTGGGAGCACCAATCTCCTCTGAATAGCTTGGTGAAATCACTGACATTTTCATACCAAGCCGGACATGGACCAACCAACCGTGAATATGTCAGTTAGAAAGGAGCAGGTTCCTTCTAATTGGAAATAGCGAATGTGACGAGAGTCagtcaaataaatgaaagaatattgaaGATGTGTATAAAGGTAACACAAGCATATCGTTAGGTTGCCAGCAACCAGGTTGATTAGATGAGGTCGTGGATGGATGTTTTTAATGTTTCGATAATTTTCTGATTGgattctggttgttgtttcaaccaaccaCTCCCttcttttaatttgtcttatgctcatctcttgtgatgggcattggttcaacaagtaatttttcaattttaatagaGATATTTCTTGGTCGGCTTATAAATTAAAAAACCTTGACAAGCTTGATTCTCCaaaaagggaatcaaagtgaaccaGGGTTGAGTCaggtgtatattttcttttatttattcttttaggctcTAAACTGCCCATGGTTGAAAAGTTTTTTTGATAGGGACACAAGCACAGaacatctggctcaaaggagtatggttccattgtaacaatgccaggtcctttttttacatgtatatCCTTTTTCTCGAATGGGTCATCAATATTTGGAGAtctttcaatctccaaggtgggtgcagaggtcatcatctgtgtcaaaacagtatcatcagagggcccagggtACTCAATTCTTCATTCTTACTATTCAGAAAGATCGaatagaaagggaaaaaaaaataaaaaacctgaaaactttaaaaagatatcattagcctttcatggggtttattcttccacaaatagcacaagtgagagccgactcccaaatgtctgcccctaccctaccccacaggggatggtacaacatgattagagtagcccaagtgtaagccaaacctgcttgctaggtaggagagtattacaagaatacaatcatccccaccctaatcatctTATGGGCAAACTGggtagaatgccgagagtcctatccccagaaccaggccccctggaatccgtggtgcAGCCCTAaggaatagttctgcctttgagctatcaatgtgATAACTCTCAGTTccaacattatcgggcagttgatggtcctaccacagttctcactatttagctttggatataaacccaatcccagctatgatatcgtttcctatttatcaggtccaataaattttagcaggAGTGGAAAATTCCCCCAAAAAATTAACCCAAAGAAATTTATAATGGTATATTGGACTCagaacccgggaacaaattcctggggttcaagagccccctcaccatgtcaaggtggtcccacattgaGGGGGGGCTCATCTTAGGAGAAGGAGGTGCAGAGGGACAGGGAGTAATATCCAAAATTGGGCTCACTGCTATCTGAATTGGAGGCTTAGCATTTATATCTGAAGAATATGTTTGCATTCATTGGCCTACCTggcatattttgtttatcttgcttGCTAATATCTGGTTCAAGGCCTTAGCATAATTCTTACCCTTACCTAGAATTCTGTCTTCTAGCATAACCCACACGTATATGCCCTGCATCTGATTAGTAGAGCAGCagtttccatttgaaaatgtGGGCATTTTCTATCACTGGACTTATGACCCAGATTACAATTAATGCACTGAGGGCCTAATGTGCATTCGCCATGTGCTGGTGCAGAACAGTTGTCACAGAACCTGTCATTTTTACAGACTCGAGAAGGATGACCATATCAGAAAAAATTGAAGCactgtaatggtttttttttttttgtatgtgcgtACCGACACCTTTTCATGTGATCCTCAAAAGTGATAAATGTCATCGCAGTTTTTGGAATTTTATGTACCTGCCAAACTTGTGGACACATATCTAATCTCTCCTCTTCTTTGAAGTCATATAAATCCCTTTTGAAGATTAACCCTCTTCCATAACTAAAATTAACATGGGGTTTGATATATACTAACATTTCACTGTCATCCAACCTAGTCACCCTTATGGGTGCAGGTCCCAAGCctggataaatagggagggttggtgtCAGGAAGGACATCCGGCCGTAAAAATCTGTGCCAAAACCTGGAATGAGCCGAAATGCGGAAAGAGGTAATGCTAGGGCGCACTCCGTAAACGACGCACAGAGACATCACCCTAACTCTGCGATCAGGCGAGGGCTACTGCATCAGGAGCGGGTGCAGCTAAAGAAGTGAGCTCACATTGGATTTAGAGTATGTCAGCTTAATGTTGGGTCCATGACTGGGAGAGGTAGAGAATTGGCTGACTtgatgaggaaaaagaaagtagatgttttgtgtgtgcaagaaacgcgatggaaaggaaataaagctAAAGAATTGGGTGATGGATATAAGCTGTACTATAGTGGAGCAAATAAACAAGGCAGAAATGGAGTTGGCATAGTACTGTCTGGTGAACTGAAGAATACAGTGATAGAAGTGCAAAGAAAGAATGACCGTATCATCAAATTGAAGATGTGTTTTGGAGGAGAGATTCCGAATATTATAAGTGCATACACACCACAAGTTGGTTgcacagaagaagagaagggaaatTTCTGGAGAGACATGGATGGAGTAATGCAAGAAGCTGAAGAACATGAGAGGGTGATAGTGGGGGCAGATTTGAATGGCCATGTCGGATGTGAAAATGAGGCGATTGGTCAGGTGCATGGGGGCCATGGAATTTGGGAGAGAAACCCAGAAGGAGAGAGTGTAGTGGACTTTGCTGTGGCACTCGACATGGCAATAGTAAACACATTCTTTAAGAAGAAAAGGGAACACCTAATAACATGTAGGAGAGGGACAAGATGCTCCCAGATAGACTACTGCCTACATAAAAGGATAAAGCTGGGGGAGGTCAAGAACTGCAAAAGTTATCCCAGGCGACCATGTAGCCCCCAACACAGACTGCTAAGCATGCATGGATTTGAAGctaaaaagggaaggaaaaaccaAAGCTAAAgggataaggaaaattaaatggtacAAATTAGTGAGGGAGGAGGATAAGAAGAGAGAGTTTAAGAGGAGGGTTTTGGAGGATATTGATACAGGAATTGAAGATGTTCAAGAATGGTGGGCACGAAATGCAGCAGTAATGAGAAGACATGGAAAGGGGGTGCTGGGAGAGACATCTGGGATCGTATGGGAGGAAAGGGAGAGTTGGTGGTGGGAGGAAGACATTGGGAAAGTATAAAAGATAAGAAGGAGGCAAAGAAGAGATGGGAGGAGTCACAGTCAGTGGAAGAAGACAGAGACTGGTTTAGAGAGAAAAACAAGGTGGTGAAAAAGGTGGTAGCCCAAGCTACAGCAAGTCGTATGATGATGTGTATAATGAGCTGGGGACGAAGGAAGGATTAAATAAGATGATCAAGCTGTCAAAGGCTAGAATAAGAGCACCAAAGATATTAcacatatcaaacaaataaaagatcaagatGGGGTAGTACTTAGAAAGGAGGAAGACATTGTgaagagatggaaagaatatttcgaACAGcagttaaatgaagaaaagaacagacTAATAAGAGGGGATGGGCAGGTGAACATTGGCATGGTGATGAGGTTTTCTAAGCAAGAGGTGCTGGATgcactgaagaagatgaagaatgggaagGCAACTGGACCAATCATGATACCTGCGGAAGCATGGAAGGCATTAGGGGATGAAGGAGTGGATATACTTTACGATCTTATGATAAAGATCCTTgagcaggaaaagataccaaatgaGTGAGTGGCATGGGAGTATATATACTGATCCCAATCTTCCAAGGAAAGGAGATGTCCAAGAGTGTGGTAATTATAGGGTATTAAACTAATGTCCCACACTTTGAAGATACTGGAAAGGGTGATAGATGACAGActaagagaagaagtagaaataggtaaagagcagatgggatttatgaagggaaggggaacaacagatggtatattttgtctgagacaactaatggagaaatcaggggaaaaacaaaaggacctacatatggtattcattgaccttgaaaaggcttatgaccgGGTCCCGAGACAAGAGGTATGGAGGAGCCTGAGGGAGAGGGTGTAGCCAGAGAAGTAAGTGGGATTGATCAGATGTACCGGAATGTATTTACCAGAGTAAGGAGCAGTGTTGGGGAGACGGAGGGTTTTGAGGTGAGAGTAGGATTACACCAGGGGTCGGCTCTTAGCCCATTCATCTTTAACATAGTGATGGATGTTGTCATAGAGGAAGTAAGGGAGGCAGTACCGTGGAACATattgtatgtggatgatattgtcctgtgcccagagagcagggaagatctggaaatgaaattggaaagatggagacaagtactggaggacagaggaatgagaataagtagATCTAAGACAGAATATGTGTACCACCAATGTGGGGGGTGACAGGGAAAGTATTCAGCTTGGGGGAGAACCAATAAAGACAGTTGataattttaagtatttgggaTCCTTTGTTAATGCCGGAGGAAGtatggaagaagaagtaaaacatcAGGTACAGGCAGGCTGGAACAACTGGAGAGCAGCTTCTGGACTTCATGACAAAAGAGTACCgctgaggttaaaaggaaaatttcataagacagtggtaagaacagcaatgatgtatggcacagaaacagcaagcttgagaaggacagaggagaagaagatggatgtggcagaaatgagaatgcttaggTGGATGGCTGGGGTGATGAGAGACGATAGGATCCGAAATGATTACATTAAGGGGTCGACCaaggtggtggaaatatcaaagaaagtgcaggatggGGGACTGAGATTGTATGGACACCTGTTGAGGAGAGATGAGGACCACACTGGTAgacatactatggggatggaggtccagggaagaagaagaagagggagaccaagaaagagatggaaggactgtgtgaggcgagacctgcgtgagaagggaattgatgaggcagaagcgcaggatagaaatagatggaaacggctcatccaaaacggcgaccccatataaaaatgggatcaagctgagaagaagaacATTTCACTGTCATCTACTTTTAAACTGCAAAGCATAAGTGATTGTGTCTTGGATCTCAACGAATAAGAACAGATTTTTTACCAAATCTAGAAATGTCATAGTGCCTACTTTCTTTTGCAAACATTTActgaatttaaaacaattataattctccCCTTGTGCAGTTGCTATATGCCATTGGGAGAGTTTAGGTCCTCTCTGCAGATTATTTTCAGGAGTTGGagattcattttcattccagTCAGCTGGGCAATAAACATCTAAATTTCTAGGGAATTTGTCACAAAGTGCTCCCTTTATATGAcaattatgaattacaatacttTCATGTTACATGTGGCACTAAAGGCATCTTCGTGTTTCTCAAGAGAGATCCAAGCCCCCATTTCTCATCAGCTTCATTGTAGTTCATACATATCTCTAAAATTTTCCCATATTGttcaaatgatacaaaaatagactCATAATGGCATTCAAGGGGTGTTTCATATGCACGCAGAACTATCAATTTTCTGTGGTGACTTTCATCACTCTTAGAATCTTTCTTTTGTGGAGTTCCTTGTGGAGAGGCTGCATCAACcttagtttcttctttctgaggTGGAATCTGTAAGTTAATACCAATATCCTTTTCCATGCCAGAAGCCGTTGCCAGTGCTGGTGAGTCATAGGATCAAGGGAAGGGAAAACTAGctgccaaatccataaattttaGGCAAGCCAGTCCACATGCagaagtccaaaaagtgcacacctgaCACCCAAGAGACCCCGCACAACCCCAGCAGCACATCAGAAAGGGAAAACCAGTCAGCTTCGACTGCCTAgcctccccaccccaacacatCGTCAAAGCATGCagagagaccccaagatgccaagcatgcacacaccagaccaccacacacaaactagctcacccacccacccaaaactgcttcgttatatcaagaaagtactgtggatcagtcaggtattggCACAAGTGTGAGTTGACTCCCAATAGCctaccccataccctacccttttgGGATAGCGCcaatacgcttgcagtggcccaggtataagccagtcctcctgctgggagttctgcccccactaatggggaccgGCTCCCCACTCCAAATGTATTGGCAGGCTTCCAGACAAAAGctaggagtcccacctccaaaaatcAGCCCTCAATATAGCAATGGGAAAATCCTATCactatctcttaggtccaaaccatatcgggtggtgactcaaccaccacaactcccacaattagcttcaaaTGCGAACTCCTTCCCAAATGCGATCCCTTCTCAGATTCACTTAAGCAGTAAAATTCTGCAAaagtggaaatgtccacgccatttcaACCAAAGACTTTGTGGGATGATTGGTCAGGAcacgggcccaaaggccagggtcccttagctcCTCACTTTGTCAAGGCATCCTACTCAAGgggacatgttgtaaacataacatcatcggttcatattcttttagtaattgtGTTTCTCCTAGATGTAAACTGGTCAGTTCACCACTgacattccattgtataatataactattgaaaatatcatgttatagcggtcgagttttgctttctttttttttttttgcattatcaacttgtgttttttcttataatttactcacgacatttatctgttttttttttttttttataatatactagctgacaaacacggtgctgcccaggaaaactctgaatgataaccaataacctctctctctttctccttcctaacaccccctctctctctctctccaactctccctcactctttctcctcctaacatgccctctactctctctctcacacttcctctgtttttttctccagctctctctcaatctttccctctttcttctccctaacacccactgttctctctctttcctgttaagaaagttgcttcaattacattgcccagcatttttgacattttatatttcacccttctcaTCCCCATTCCTActgggctgaacttagacttaaatgGCTTTGGGATTGTCAccatttatctcagcgacctcgaaaactatggattagacactaatatctgtcatttttgacattttgtttttcaccctttcttactcccccttcctatcagggctgaacctggacttaagggcattggggttgattgattgattgatttacaaaTTTTAGGCATacttgccaagcactggggcaactatggccattcagctctgaaaatcaAGAGtatcactactcatctcagcgatCTTGAAAATTACAGATCAGACACTAATGTATGTAGTTTTCAATCTTTCttacatcacccccttcccaccccacccctatgatgctaatgatgtcttacgccccacagtattcttttccagatagtaagtcgtgTGTATACccaaatgaggtatgataaacccgtagagtttatttagttaactaagtctatgggcagaactaGCCCGTTGCAGGGAagccctttccacccccacccccttttgtgttagtgatgtcttaaccccagagtattcttttctagatattGAGTCATGTCTGTACCAAATTTGgatgaaattgctcaatgagtttcagagttatc
Coding sequences within it:
- the LOC136841114 gene encoding craniofacial development protein 2-like is translated as MTGRGRELADLMRKKKVDVLCVQETRWKGNKAKELGDGYKLYYSGANKQGRNGVGIVLSGELKNTVIEVQRKNDRIIKLKMCFGGEIPNIISAYTPQVGCTEEEKGNFWRDMDGVMQEAEEHERVIVGADLNGHVGCENEAIGQVHGGHGIWERNPEGESVVDFAVALDMAIVNTFFKKKREHLITCRRGTRCSQIDYCLHKRIKLGEVKNCKSYPRRPCSPQHRLLSMHGFEAKKGRKNQS